In a genomic window of Caloenas nicobarica isolate bCalNic1 chromosome 1, bCalNic1.hap1, whole genome shotgun sequence:
- the MGAT4C gene encoding alpha-1,3-mannosyl-glycoprotein 4-beta-N-acetylglucosaminyltransferase C, whose translation MRHSLKYFDKMRCLRKRSAVSFLGVLVICLLFMNLYIEDGYVLEGDKQLIRETATHQLNSERYVHTFKDLSNFSGSINISYRYLAGTPLPRKRYLTIGLSSVKRKKGNYLLETIKSIFEQSSYEELKEIAVVVQLADFDSAWCEGMVQDISQKFAHHIIAGRLIVIHVPEEYYPVLDGLKRNYNDPEDRVKFRSKQNVDYAFLLNFCANLSDYYVMLEDDVRCSKNFLTAVKKVITSREGSYWVTLEFSKLGYIGKLYHSHDLPRLAHFLLMFYQEMPCDWLLIHFRGLLAQKEVIRFKPSLFQHMGYYSSYKGAENKLKDDDFEEESFDIPDNPPANLHTNMNVFENYEASKAYSSIDEYFWGKAPSTGDFYGIVFEKPIKISKIKVVTGTEDRQNDILHHGALEVGEKIVGSKKGRQCTTYLRLGEFKNGNFEITNLEHKVLFDINCMRILVTKSQKEWLIIRSISIWTSQTPNQ comes from the exons ATGAGACAcagcttgaaatattttgataaaatgaGATGCTTGCGGAAACGATCAGCAGTGTCATTCTTAGGAGTCCTTGTCATTTGCTTGCTGTTCATGAACTTGTACATTGAAGATGGTTATGTTTTG GAAGGGGACAAGCAATTAATCAGAGAAACAGCCACGCACCAGCTCAACTCAGAGCGCTATGTTCACACTTTTAAAGATTTGTCTAATTTCTCAGGATCTATAAACATTTCCTATCGCTACCTAGCTGGCACGCCTTTGCCAAGGAAAA GGTATCTTACAATTGGGCTATCCTCTGTGAAACGGAAAAAGGGAAACTACTTGCTTGAGACCATCAAGTCCATATTTGAGCAGTCAAGTTATGAGGAACTCAAAGAAATCGCAGTGGTAGTGCAGCTGGCAGATTTTGATTCAGCCTGGTGTGAAGGGATGGTCCAGgatatttcacagaaatttgCACATCACATAATTGCAGGCAGATTAATAGTTATTCATGTCCCTGAGGAGTATTATCCTGTGCTGGATGGCCTCAAGAGAAATTACAATGACCCAGAGGACCGTGTGAAGTTTCGATCCAAACAAAATGTAGATTATGCTTTCCTTCTCAACTTTTGTGCTAATCTTTCTGACTACTATGTGATGCTAGAAGATGACGTTCGCTGCTCAAAAAATTTTTTGACTGCTGTTAAGAAAGTAATTACCTCACGAGAAGGATCCTACTGGGTGACTTTGGAATTCTCCAAACTGGGGTACATTGGAAAGCTTTATCATTCCCATGACCTCCCACGCCTGGCCCATTTTTTGTTGATGTTCTACCAAGAAATGCCTTGCGATTGGCTGCTCATTCACTTTCGTGGGCTGTTAGCTCAAAAGGAAGTGATACGTTTTAAGCCATCTCTGTTCCAGCACATGGGATACTACTCGTCTTACAAAGGAGCCGAAAACAAGCTAAAGGATGATGATTTTGAAGAGGAATCATTTGATATCCCTGACAACCCACCTGCAAACTTGCACACCAACATGAATGTATTTGAAAACTACGAGGCAAGCAAGGCTTACAGCAGCATTGATGAGTATTTCTGGGGCAAAGCTCCTTCTACTGGAGACTTCTATGGGATTGTATTTGAAAAACCCATTAAAATAAGTAAGATTAAAGTTGTCACTGGAACTGAAGACCggcaaaatgacattttgcatCATGGGGCCCTGGAAGTGGGAGAAAAGATTGTAGGGAGTAAAAAAGGGAGACAATGTACTACTTATTTGAGACTAGGGGAATTCAAAAATGGGAATTTTGAAATCACAAATCTAGAGCACAAAGTTTTATTTGATATTAACTGCATGAGAATACTTGTTACCAAAAGTCAAAAAGAATGGCTGATCATTAGGAGCATTAGCATCTGGACTTCTCAAACACCAAATCAATAA